ctCACAGACTAACAATATGCAGAATCATGTAACAAAGAAATAGATTATTACCGTATCTAATGAAATCAGACAAGCCAAAATCTATGACCTTGAGGATTGCATCCTCGTTTCTGCTGGTAAAGAGAAAATTCTGGATACACACATTTAAGCAAACCATAAGTAGCTAAGAGACCAAAAGGTTATAGAGGCAGCGACTGTGTACCTCCGGCTTGAGATCACGGTGGACAACACCTTGGAGGTGAAAAAATGCAGTTGCAGACAAAATCTGTACAAGAATACGTTTGGCATCCACTTCAGTGTATCGACCACCTCTGCAAGTAAAGGCAATAAtacaaatttttgaatccatAACCAATGCAGTAAGACTAAGACACGTGTACTCTGAGATTTTACCTAGCTAAAATTCTATCCAATAGCTCTCCACCTTCGCACAATCTGGTGAAAAGATTGAATATATATCAGACTATTAGCAATGAAAGTGACATAACTTGTAACgttttagagcatctccaaaacggaactctattttgaagttttcaaaactctatatttaaagtttaaaggtgaattttctcaaaatcaaaatttcaaactaacttcaaaactatttatattttataatatggtcattatatatgttataactaatttgaattcataaaacttttgtaaataactagcacatatataaacatattacaacaatattagttaataaaatattctactaaatataaaaatttaaataaaaataacttaattaatattaaacttcaaacaaaataccatattatttcataaaataattttcgtaatgcatatatgatctattagtgCATTTCAAAGTAAAAGTGGCTCTcctcatttttactttgtagGTTTCGAGCTAAAAGTTGTTGAAATCTGGTAatattgatacttgtaaatacattagataggaacaagaaagtaaaagagaaacataaaatattgctaaaagactaatttcttttgatgatattaatactcatgaatatattaatactCATTTCTTACAACAACACAAATTTTTTGTGTAACTGATGATCGTTGTTGATGTCTTTTtgatgaaaaagaaagaattgtacggaaaaaaacatcaaaagcaacaacaacaacaatcatcagttacacaaaaaatttggataatatttgaaaatttgaaggttCCGGATCAAATTTAcatgactattagtgttgttgtaatatttaaatttgtgtaatagttaagTCTTCACGTAATAGTTATGTGTAAATTAAAaatctgtaaacaaaatttaaaatatttatgagatataatttttttaaagattaaaacaataaacgaaaaaatatttatgaatcataaagaTGATGTGTGATTATAGAAactaaaatgcaaataaatatgaaacttcaaatttgaagttttgaagttttgtttttaaaaacaaaaaactttgaagttatagagtgtcttttgAAAATGGAGATGATTTTAGATAAGAACGTAACAGACTTACTCCATAACAACAAAGACGTAATCATCGTCCTCTCGTATGCATCGTAGAACTTAACCATATGCCTATGTCCAGATAAAGCCTTCAGCAGTTTCACTTCTCTCCGCACATCTTCGATCGATAGAGCCGATGTCATCTGCACGACcaaaaaaaacacatcaaacGACATAGTGATTATGCAATGaacagtgacaaaaaaaaagtctctaGAGACAGACCTTAGCTTTGGCTATGATCTTAACGGCCACCGTTTGTCCTTTCATCTTCCCTTTCTTGGCCTTAGCCCAGCAAGTATGACCGAAATGCCCTCGCCCCACCTCCTTCCCCAACTCGTACTTCCCTTCGAAGTTCTTCCCGAACCCGAAGTTCTTGTCCAGCAgcctctctcctcctcctctgacGTCCACGTCCTCCGGGATCGGCTGCGGCGCAGCGGCTGTCCGCCGTCTCAGAGCCGCCATGATCGGTTTGGCGGGCGACGGCGGCGGAAACGGCCATTTGAACTTTCTTCCCGGAGTTCTCGCCGGCGACGGAGATACTCCCGCCGGCAACGGGCTTTGAAACGGGCTAATGTTGTAGGAGTTGACCTCGGAGGCGAGAGGAGACTGAGGAGCGGAAGCATGGCGGTGATTTTGGGGCGGTTGATCGGGAGCCTCGGGGATCTCGTCGTGCTCGACGGCGGAGATGTTCCGGCTGTAGCAGTGGCCCATGGCCGTTGGATGTGGACGTTCAAATTGACTGATCGGTCAGAGTCAGAGCATCGGACGGTCAGGAGTCGAAGTTGTacagtgtttttatttattttattattttaaaaaatgaaggaAGAGAGCTCTGAAGAAAGATTTAAAAGAAGGGAAAGGAGAAGGCGCTTCTTGTGGTTTTTGATAAAACGACACAAAGTTGAAAACAATGACCACTCCAACAACCTTCAGCGCCTACTGTCATTAATCTCTCTTTTAATGgtttcttaataattttctcatTTAATGTCTTTTTTATGGGTCATGCATTACatgttacatatattttttttaccctTTTTGTTCTGATATATGTTTTCAACTATAACAACTATATTCAATTCAGAATGACTTGCATTACTAAAATCAgttgtatattttgtaatacATTCTTATTCTTAAGATGTATTACTTAAGGAATAActtgtttcttatttttgagTTTAAATCCATTATTATTCTTAAGATGTAAAGTTAAGTTATGTTATAAGGAAAgttgatttgaaatatttagATACTTTTATTTCCTTGtcaaaagatttttaaaatctatataaatGGTATGGAATCTACAtatatttagtatttaaaatattttagtgaatatattcatttaaataattGTACTTGATGGTTAGTTATTCTGACATTAATTAAAAAGTTAGAATTAATTCAATTATTTTGTACAAATGACATAATGCCTGTTATTAGGACTGGGAAAATAAACCGAACctgatccgataaaaatgaatctgaaccgatccgaacccgacataaataccaaatggatcttgttttatggtatttcggaTTATGAGTATCatttgaaccgaacccgaacttaAATGGATAttcgatagaacccgaaacattcaaaatcccAAAAAGAACTTGTACACAAACATGATCTTAATTTctaatatgtattcaaaatacactaaaatattattcctaatgtttttcatttcatgagaacttggtttttcattttatgctttcatttatttagttttctttctaTTAGTAACTATGTTTAcctttcgtttgattttgaatgattacgtttgatgtttttcttatttttgaattgatttttcttatgttttggttacaaaataggtacaaatcaagtaCTTTTTAAACCGAATAACCAATTGGTTATAAAGTAGGCATAAATCAAGTACTTTTAAACCAAAGAACTGATTGGGACCCGAATCCAAAAGTAcattctttgaagatttactaaccccgacccgaacccaaTAGAACCCAAACCAGTTccgaacttttatataatcCTAATggagctgattttgataaatccgaaaaaccaaaatccgattgaaaaaatcaaaacccgattgggaccccgaatgcccatgcctaagTGTCGCCATATGTTGCTTTGATACTACtgatatttattagtttaaactTGAATCATGGTGAATATCGCATTTGTTCATCAGATAGTTGTGTCATTTATCCATCAAATTGTTGAATCATGGTGTATTTGTTGGGTATTGGTTTAGCATCTTAAGTATAAACCGGTTTAAACTGCCTTGATACACATTGGTAAGCAGGTTTAAATTTCAACACCTTACCGGTCAGGTCCAGACTCCAGAGCAAATAATGTtgatgtatgtatatataataatcccctatatattaattgagaatcttttaaatagttataaccttaagtttgtactaattaaaaagagacTCCATCCTATGTGGCAGTTGTTTAAGTTCTCTTATTGCTGATGTGGCtgaattttagagagttttggCAAAgcataatctaaaaatatacaTCCCTAGCGAGAAATACAATTCGATGGACCTATAAGTGTGTGATTCAAACAATTATTTATAACATGCGCTTTAATTCATGGATGGTGTGCATACTACGTATCATGTAAGCGTAACTATATATTAGCATATAATAATTCAAGTCCAAATGTATTAGTTTGTAAAAAACTGTATCAAATTTTTCTGGAGCCATTACGTACAAGTTATAAagctttggaaaaaaaaaatctaattgtcTTTGATGGAAAATATCATGTACATGTACATGTATACTAATTATCTTTTTATACTCAACATTcaagtatttttaaaacacgTAATATATTATACTTAATACATTATCATGAATACCATAGTGTGTATTGCTACATATAATCATGAATACCATAGTGTATTGTATACATAATTGTGGATCGATCGGTTCAATATGGAACCTTACCAGTAATTTATGGTTTGGGGTGGATTATGAATCGTCTGGTTCTCATACGGTTGAAGTCTATATAGTTTAAGACTTAAATCTAATAGAAGTTGATTAAATAGGAAATAAAAGATGCGATTTGTTAATGTATAGTtgtaacataaaatattaatccTTGCTATTTCTATATGTGCAACCATTACATTTAAGAATATCTTTCGTAAGTGAAACTTTCTTAAATTATACAGATGTacatatattctatttttaatacgAAAGATGTATATAGTGCTTATTACTTAAATCTAGAAGTGTGTGATTCAAACAAtttgttactatatatatagtttcacatcaaatatatattttttgccaaatgatattttctatacgtgaaaaatacttttatatGGATCATTCATAGttggaattttaaaattttgaataattcacaTATATTCCATATTGTGTTGACATAAATGAGCTTTCTTCAGTTGTatacattattccataaaatattGTTGAATGATTGTTATACTGTAAGTATAGAtttgtataataaataatgaatcGTAAGATTTGTATAATAAATACTGCAACCTCTTCTTTTTGATTGATTGCAATAATTGAGaagtttttattataatgaAAAGTTCATGTATTGCATGCATGCATCGATTGACCCTTTTTGCAGTAGTTTCTCCGAAATTTAATTTGCGCATCTTTGCTAATATATATACCAAATCttataataaatgttattaAGCTACTATacaattgattattttttattcaattgtATTATTCAGAACATTAGTTAATAGTATGGACTAAAAaatgaaccgaaccgaaccaaaccgaattcAAAAAGATTAGAAACTAAAGTATATGTCTAGAGTCTAGACTATTTGATTAAGATTTTATCAATCAAATTGGTTTATTTTGGTTCATTTTAAACTGAACCAAGCCGAAGCGAAGTGTTTTTACTTATATTAGTTAAACATGATAGtaatattaagatttaataaatttaatcattGCTAAAAGTGAAAGATCACGCGTATTTGGATCCTCTTTCGTCAACTGCTTTGCACCAAGTTGGCTGGCTCCTTATGCTGGCCAAGAGGCTGCAAGttagttttttaaaagtttctatTAGAAAgtcaaaaaaacttaaacaattaaaaaaattttacattttacttttaaatgaataaaataaacacaattaaaaataaaataaaaatatgaatttcatACAttaacatcaaaatcaaaaatctaCTTATTATACTTAGTTATATTAGGCTTGAAtataataatacaaaattatagGATTAAATCTTTAGCTTTAAAATTAAATgtgaagaaaataatgatttaatgtcaaatgatgatttgtttatgttcttataaattatattttgtaactaaagTAGAACAAAACTACAAAAGGAAAACTAATCGACTGaaataaacaaacacaaacaaaaccaaattaaacCGCACTAAACACAACCAAACCAAACTCGAACCCAAATCGAACACAAATCAAACCTAAGTAAATCTGAACCAAATCAAACTAATTTGAGTTGAGCATAGTTAAGATTCTCTTAGACCTAAATAAACCCAATCAAACCTATACCGAAGCTGTAAGTAAACCGAGTGACGTGACATCATTTGTCAAtactatatgttttaaatatttatcattaaaacTCACCCTGCGCAaagcgcaggtcttatcctagtatattAGTAAATGGTTGCCGGTCAAATTACGAAAAATGTCGATAACGATGCAGGCAAGACGTTATGGTCGTCGGTTCAATTGGTTAACCTTAAACAAGTGGCTAAGTAATAATTAACCAGAAACATACAGAGTTTGCTACCTTCATATTACAACACTCGTCTCTTAACCATAGGCATTCCGGTTTGATCTTTACTTGGGTATGGCTCAGTAATCTGGTTGTCAATGAGCTTGCATGTGCCGCAAGTAATATTTTCACGTGGCGCATGCTCTTTGAGCGCGTAACTTGTCTTATAAGTTTCCCAACTATATTGACCGATGAGCCGACAACGGTCTGATAAGTTGACATTTGTTGTTCCAAGTTTCCACTTGAGCTTTTCAACGTTTGAATACGTTATTTTCTACATAACAGGTTAATGTCTCAATCTGAAACATAAAATCTATGCTTTTAGGAGTataattttatactttataatTACAAACACAACCTTAATTAAAGTCAACTAAAACTTTCATATGTAATGTGCCtaattttacttttggtttcgtACTTGGTGTGTAGTTTTGCGTGCTCAATTCAAACAAACCAGTTTAATTCAGTCAACTCAATCTACTAGTCTGATCTataatttaatttgattaaatGGTATTCTTGTAATTTTATTCGAAAAGAATCTTTAAACATCAACCAAAAGATCTAACACGTAAAATGCATCATAATTGTGGAAAGGAGTGACTGAAATCTTCACAACACCAACCAACACTTTTGATTTTAACAATTAAAAAGATAGGATTTTCTAATTTATAAAAGCatgatatatactttaatttgatTGAAATGGTTTTAGAATCAATAAAGCTACCTAAGCAAAGAGAAAACACACAGAATCTGTAAATTACTAGACCAAaagaatctaacaagtaaaGTGCATCACAATTATGGAAAAGAGCGTCTGAAATTATCAAAACACCAACCAACATTTTTGGGTTTTTaacaactaaaaattatataggATCTCCCATATAATTATCAATTCAAAGAAAAAGTAGCGCAAAACTAATTAACCaagaaactaaattttttttcacaaaGCATATAGACTCACCTAAAATCTAACGGAAAAACACCAACGATCAGTGAAACGATTTGACATGTATCCAacatgtatcattttaaatgttCCATAAAGATAACCAAAGGGAGGTttccaacaacaaaaacaatagAAGGAGAAAGTCTAGCTTAAAGTTTTACTGAGGGATCTAAAAAGACCTGCCAAGTAAAGAAACAAGAGAATGTTTATACGAACAGAAAACGACTTAAGTATTATCTTAAAATGAGTtttgttctctctttctcttcttgacCTGATCTCTGTGATCGGGCTGTGATTAAACTCTAGTTTAAATCATTGGGGTGTGGCCTTACTGGCGTCTTCGACGGGCTTACCCTTCacatatagaaaaaaatgagaaaaatattagTCTCACTGTGCTCAGTTTTTACTATGTCTTCTTTAACTTTAAAGAACACCacatatttgatcaaaaaaaaaaagaacaccaCATAATATCAAcctaaacatattaaaaaaataatagttgaaACACACAAATGGGTTAATAAGATTTCTAACAAATGTGTTCTCTTTGGAAATAACCATGCATATATCCCCAAacagaatcaaaagaaaaacaaaacaaagtgtGTTCTCTGTCATGTATGAATCTTTGTTTCTCACATGAAATATCATCAGAACACTAGATGACCAAAGGCAGAATACAAATCAACAATCATGCATTTACTGAGCAAGGCACAAGAGATATTTCGAGAAGATGTGTTATAAAATGTATATCATATTATTAATATCTACAACTAGCATGCAACATTGATTCTGCATCCAGCAACTGAATGAGCTCATTGTAAAAGAAAGGCTACAGTaatgaacaagaaaaataaaaatgttgtaATTAACCTACCTTACACGGAGCCCGCCCAAGACAACACCGGTGCAATTAAGAGCAGAGATTGCACTTTCCGCCTGCAACACACAAAAATAATCATTGAGCATTATAAAGTTGATTAGGGTCCAACTTGCCTCATCAGGCCAAAGAAAAACTCAGTACATAGTGGATTATGCACATTATTGCAGGGTGTAGACGATATTATTAATAAGACATGTAGTCCAAAAATGAGCACGACTTCAAAGGATCCATCACGTATGTAAAATGAATACAAAGATGAAACTTTTATAAAGTGAAGTATCTTAAACTGATTTAAGCAAACTTCAGTGTCGAGTTCATGCAGTTACcaacattatcttttgtttGCAAGTCAAGTAATTAAGAAAAattgatcaaaatatatatactttgcaCATGAAATTAGAAATTTCGAAAAGTCTTTTATCACATGAAGTAACTTATCAGGAAACAGGCAAGAGGAACTCACCAGAGTAAATTCAATAAAAGCAATGCGGGTTTGGTGATGATAGTCTCCAAGAAGCCTCAAATGTTGAATCTACAAAAGATCATggccaaaatgaaaaaaaaaacatcatataGTATAAACAATTGGCCATAGTCAAAACCAAATATGTACCTCCCCACAGGCTGTTCTAAAGAAATCTTTCAGTTCCCTTTGTGTGACctgaatcaaacaaaaaaacgaaaaataagATGAACAGATTCTCCACTGTTTGATTAGTCTGATGCAAACAAGTACTCAACGTAATAGAGGTTTTGCCAAATAACATCATAGGTGATTAGGAAATGAAAATCAAGATTACCTCCTTGTCAATATTAGTACAGTAAACAGTCTTCACACATTTCTCGCGCTCTTCCTCAGACTTGAAGAAACAAAGTATCATTACACAAATTCAGTGATCTATAGATTTCTAATTGGCATTAATCTGAAATGATACTAACGGCTAAGATTATCTATAACTCAACTTACCCTTGGGAGGAACGTTGGGTTAACAGGTGCAATAGCTGTTTTGGAGGGAAGAACCTTAATAGGATGAGAACCAAACAGAGTACCCGATATTGTTAAAGCAGACCTAGCTCCCTCTGAGAAATTACTTCACTGATTAGTAAACACAAGAAGAATATTTCAAGTGGTGAGACAGTTGAAAGTAGAAGTAACTACCTTCATCAGTGAACTCAATGAAGGCAAAACGAAGAATAGAGTTACTGTCACCGCAGATACGACAATCAACAATCTTTGATTTGAACACAAAGATGGACAAGAAAACGTATGAGACTTTTGAGTTTAAAGATTATAAAACAAAGTGGTTGAAAAATTATTCTAAGTACCTgaccaaaagaaagaaagagacggGCAAGTTGCTCCTCAGTAGCCTACAAAAAGATAGATAAAGAGGGCACTTTGGTTATTTGTATTGGATTACTTCTGGGAAAGCAAGTTCTTGAGACATAAAATCTCTTTTCAGACCTGTTGATCAATGTCTGAGACATATACAGTTCTCCTGATTACATCTGTATTCTGAGccaagcttgtttctctgctcgtCCATCCTTTCCCTTGGCCAAAGTTCCCTCTCTGTATTAAAACATGGAAGTGTGACAAAACATTTCAGATTTTCTTATAGCTTAATCAAAACTTTTGAGTAATTAGCCctttttcttaaactaaaaatgtaaaaaccaaaaaaagagtCATAAGCATTTTGGTCAAACATTGAGAAGGCATTGCATGAAAAATAACAAATCCAACATATATATAGGCCATAACACagagatgatatatatattttacataccCTTGTATCAAAATGGCCATTCTCCACAGCAGGAATAGTTTGCATGTTGTTAAGCCAAACCATATTACTCACAAACCCAGAGTGGGCTTGAGCAAGTGAATGTGGAACATATTCCTTAGCCATCGGATTCAACTTAGAAAACTTAACATCCAAATGACTTATCTCACTCTTCAGAGTCCCTTCACTGTTCTGGTCCTTTGTTGGGTTTGATGTCTCAACAGAGGAATTGGATTCAGGGCTCTTGTGATCATCAGAACATGGCGGCTTCGTATCAGCTTCTAAGACGTTGTTTTTGTCTTGACTCTGACCAGAAGAGTCCATTTTCATCACATCAGCATTTTCCGGGACAGCCATGATCATTCACTCAAAAAAGATGAATCTGTggatagtaaaataaatatcaaataacaATCAGAATGAGGAAAAAAGAGAACATAACAATACAAACCAGTTTTTGCATCAATCAGTGGAATCCAAACGATCACGGAGCAAGAATGTCTTGGAGAgcaatttttttataagaatgATCTGGAGAAAAGTTTGAACAGTAAGCTCTTttggttaaaaattaaaacatattttcaagtCAAGAAAAATATACAAACACAATTAATTTTCATTAATTACTTTTGTCATTTGTCAACATCAaaattattcattgttcttGCTATTCGTATATcacatttttattactaataaaagttaatattacTTTCCTTAACAAGATTCTAATAATTTCTCTCTTTGAATTACTTCTTTTTCTCTTGGCAAGAAATTtcactctttttatttcttttggcaACAAATTTAAACCTTCTCTTATACACAAATATGGCAATGGAATTATATGCATGGGTCATGGATGgtttatacaaaattaattatgtaGTGTTCTAGATTTCTAGTTTTCTTTTagtcaaaaacatttttaatttcgTTAAGTTTGCATGGATTTATTCTCTCTAATCATAAAATTTCATAACACAAGCATCGACTAATCATTAGTCCATGCAGGTTTCAGAGTATATAGAGGAGAACATAGAAGTTCATAAGGCAATTAATAGCTTGACCTGGTcttgttttagtttttcttcAAAACGACGATAAGAAGGTGAGGTGACCAATGACCATCATCATAAGAGGGCTATCAAGGAAACTTAGTAAAGTATAAGGTCCATTGTGAAATTAAAGAGAATCTAGTTTAATTCGAATagtatatataatctttttacaATCCCATCCTCATATTTATTTCTCTGGTCGtagaaaatctaaaataaaccAATAAATTGGGTAAAATAGTATCACGCACTCTCCGAGGTATGACTACGAGCAACGATTAATAGAGTTCGAAGGACATTTTGGTCATTGACATGTTCATTGGCCCATCTCCGCCTCATACACCTCTCGTAAACCGCCGTAACAACCACAAGCCTCGCACCGCAACCGTCTCCTCCGCCCTTCCCGATCTATTTCTCGCGGCGgtctctctcctcttcctctGGCCATCTCCAAAACCTCTCCTCTCCCTACCTCCCAACAGATTCTCCTTCCCTCTAACTCCTCGCCGCCGATCCACCGCCATGTCCCGTCGATCTCCTCCCTCTCCTCCTCAGCGCTTCGCCAATCCTCAATCTCTCTCCGATTGGCTCGAACCGCGCTTACCTTCCGACTCCTTCGCCGCGTGGGGAGTCAAACCGGGGACCAAGAACGTCCACAACCTCTGGCTTGAGCTCTCCGACGGCGAGACCTCCATAACCGACTCCACGCCTCCGGTGCGCGCCGTGAACGTCGTCACGGTCCGCGTGATCGGGAGAAACGGGAATATCCTCGTGGAAGGTCGCCAGGAGCTTTCCGACGGGAGCGTCCGCGAGAGGTTTCGTCCTCTCTCGGAGAAGATGAAGCCAAACGAAACGCCTGATGAAGCCGTCTTTCGAGCGGTTAGAGAAGAGCTCGGGTCTATCTTCGATGGTGGGGAAGACGACGTCGTAGGGAGGGTTAAGATTCTTCCGGGGAGTTACAGTAGGAGAGTGGAGGAGAAGAACTCGATGTCGTATCCGGGGCTGCCCGCGCGTTACGCGCTTCACT
This genomic interval from Brassica napus cultivar Da-Ae chromosome A6, Da-Ae, whole genome shotgun sequence contains the following:
- the LOC106348255 gene encoding uncharacterized protein LOC106348255 yields the protein MFIGPSPPHTPLVNRRNNHKPRTATVSSALPDLFLAAVSLLFLWPSPKPLLSLPPNRFSFPLTPRRRSTAMSRRSPPSPPQRFANPQSLSDWLEPRLPSDSFAAWGVKPGTKNVHNLWLELSDGETSITDSTPPVRAVNVVTVRVIGRNGNILVEGRQELSDGSVRERFRPLSEKMKPNETPDEAVFRAVREELGSIFDGGEDDVVGRVKILPGSYSRRVEEKNSMSYPGLPARYALHSVDATVEGLPEEDFCTEENECDGETVEETRAAGKAVTVKRHHWKWVSPGSVRA
- the LOC106351994 gene encoding polyadenylate-binding protein-interacting protein 13-like; protein product: MIMAVPENADVMKMDSSGQSQDKNNVLEADTKPPCSDDHKSPESNSSVETSNPTKDQNSEGTLKSEISHLDVKFSKLNPMAKEYVPHSLAQAHSGFVSNMVWLNNMQTIPAVENGHFDTRRGNFGQGKGWTSRETSLAQNTDVIRRTVYVSDIDQQATEEQLARLFLSFGQIVDCRICGDSNSILRFAFIEFTDEEGARSALTISGTLFGSHPIKVLPSKTAIAPVNPTFLPRSEEEREKCVKTVYCTNIDKEVTQRELKDFFRTACGEIQHLRLLGDYHHQTRIAFIEFTLAESAISALNCTGVVLGGLRVRVSPSKTPVRPHPNDLN